A single window of [Clostridium] hylemonae DSM 15053 DNA harbors:
- a CDS encoding asparagine synthase-related protein, with protein MPGIYISNFNNKNNLNNVYPSKCVFEEIPISGYKVYRNTLAKFMDDKVFAQDNDFVLITEGVILNRIELMRKYRQQDFFHTVKEMLKKNGEEFFKEFRGSFCGAVYNKALDEWIVYTNQVGDKSVFYYFENGKFVIGTQVNYILNTLKKNGCPLTFDRKAMYDMLTFAFMEQDSTYAHEIKRLGAGQYIKISKGQLHIYKYFEFLRDDGHLRDLQEEELIDIIDSKFRQAIQREYEKDLEYGYRIYTDLSGGLDSRMTMWVGAEMGYLPMTHLTYCQANYKDELIAKDLADYWGNEIVVKSLNDARFMYDIERIVEMNNGLSLYSGITGGMRLLEMIDSEFMGLEHTGQLGDAVLGSFYKKAEQIGNWELTGMYSEKLKDRISDEYKHTFCDNEMYLLYTRGFQGAMCTHSIRQNYTEVSSPFIDVDFLSFCYNIPAELRVKHNIYIKWILSKYPEAAGFEWEKSGCKLSAGNAEQFIRKVITAGPRKLRKALRITDKISNKGMNPMDYWYKSKCELSRFMDGYFEENICNKVFDKKEKECLESYYKNGTTMEKTQALTVLGAVNYYFGS; from the coding sequence ATGCCAGGTATTTATATATCCAATTTTAACAATAAAAATAATTTAAATAATGTTTATCCATCGAAATGTGTATTTGAGGAAATACCAATTAGCGGCTATAAAGTATATCGCAATACATTAGCTAAGTTTATGGATGATAAAGTATTTGCTCAGGACAATGACTTTGTATTGATTACCGAAGGAGTGATCCTAAATCGAATTGAGTTGATGCGGAAGTATAGACAGCAAGATTTTTTCCATACAGTAAAAGAAATGTTAAAGAAAAACGGGGAAGAATTTTTTAAGGAGTTTCGTGGGAGTTTTTGTGGTGCCGTTTATAATAAAGCTTTAGATGAGTGGATTGTTTATACCAATCAAGTCGGTGACAAGTCTGTTTTTTACTATTTTGAGAACGGTAAGTTTGTCATAGGTACTCAAGTTAATTATATTTTAAACACACTAAAGAAAAACGGTTGTCCTTTAACATTCGATAGAAAAGCGATGTACGATATGTTGACTTTTGCATTTATGGAACAGGATAGCACCTATGCACATGAGATAAAGCGATTAGGAGCCGGACAGTATATCAAAATCAGTAAAGGGCAGTTGCACATATATAAATATTTTGAATTTTTGAGAGACGATGGTCATTTAAGAGATTTACAGGAAGAAGAACTAATTGATATTATTGATAGTAAATTTCGTCAGGCAATACAGCGGGAATATGAAAAAGACTTGGAGTATGGCTATAGGATTTACACGGATTTAAGTGGTGGGTTGGACTCCAGAATGACGATGTGGGTAGGGGCAGAGATGGGCTATTTACCGATGACACATCTGACATACTGCCAAGCTAATTATAAGGACGAGCTTATTGCGAAAGATTTAGCAGATTATTGGGGAAACGAGATTGTCGTAAAAAGTTTAAATGACGCTCGCTTTATGTACGATATTGAAAGAATAGTGGAAATGAATAATGGATTATCTTTATATAGTGGTATTACAGGGGGAATGCGCCTTTTAGAAATGATTGATTCTGAGTTTATGGGATTAGAGCATACAGGCCAGCTTGGAGATGCGGTGCTCGGTTCTTTTTATAAAAAAGCAGAGCAAATTGGTAATTGGGAACTAACGGGGATGTATTCAGAAAAATTAAAAGATAGGATTAGTGACGAATATAAACATACATTTTGCGATAATGAAATGTATTTGCTATATACAAGAGGATTTCAGGGGGCTATGTGCACACATTCAATTAGGCAGAACTATACGGAGGTATCATCGCCATTTATTGATGTTGATTTTTTAAGCTTCTGTTATAACATACCGGCGGAATTAAGGGTCAAACATAATATATATATTAAGTGGATATTATCCAAGTATCCGGAAGCGGCAGGATTTGAATGGGAAAAGTCTGGATGTAAGCTTTCTGCTGGAAATGCAGAACAATTTATTAGAAAAGTGATTACGGCGGGCCCTAGGAAGTTGAGGAAAGCACTTAGAATAACAGATAAGATAAGCAATAAGGGGATGAATCCAATGGATTATTGGTATAAAAGTAAGTGTGAGCTGAGCCGTTTTATGGATGGATATTTTGAGGAAAATATTTGTAACAAAGTTTTTGATAAAAAGGAAAAAGAATGCCTTGAAAGTTATTATAAAAATGGTACAACTATGGAAAAAACACAAGCACTAACTGTTTTGGGGGCTGTGAATTATTACTTTGGCAGTTAA
- a CDS encoding Gfo/Idh/MocA family protein yields the protein MKCALIGCGRISTNHVKAIINNNLELIAVCDIVPEHMEKVLKEHSLQDNQNIRRYTDYKKLLKENQLDLVGIATESGLHAEIAISCIEHGTHVIIEKPMAMSIEDANRIIKISEARHIKVSACHQNRFNIAVQEMRKAVESGRFGKLSHGSVHVRWNRGVDYYRQAPWRGTWAQDGGALMNQCIHGIDLLRWMLGDDIEEVYGVTRQQFHHYLEAEDIGMAVVKFKNGAVATIEGTTNVYPHNLEETLYLFGENGTVKLGGKSTNNIDVWDFADESDLDDKNKGLKEETSNVYGNGHTSLYADMIEAIENDRKPYVDAYAGKNALELVLAIYRSQKEGKPVKFPLKDFASVDMTGEF from the coding sequence ATGAAATGTGCCTTAATAGGATGTGGGAGAATTTCTACGAACCATGTAAAAGCAATCATTAATAATAATCTGGAACTGATTGCTGTATGCGATATTGTTCCAGAACATATGGAAAAAGTATTGAAGGAGCATAGTTTACAGGACAATCAGAATATTAGACGATATACGGATTATAAAAAACTGTTGAAAGAAAATCAATTGGATTTAGTCGGGATTGCAACAGAAAGTGGCCTTCATGCTGAGATTGCAATCAGTTGTATTGAACATGGAACTCATGTTATTATAGAAAAACCTATGGCAATGAGCATTGAGGATGCCAATAGAATTATTAAGATCTCAGAAGCACGTCATATTAAAGTTTCGGCCTGCCACCAAAACAGGTTTAATATTGCTGTTCAGGAAATGAGGAAAGCGGTAGAAAGCGGAAGGTTTGGAAAACTTTCTCACGGTTCTGTTCATGTACGTTGGAATAGAGGAGTTGATTACTATAGGCAGGCTCCATGGAGAGGAACTTGGGCTCAAGATGGGGGAGCATTAATGAACCAGTGTATTCATGGAATTGATTTACTTCGCTGGATGCTCGGTGATGACATTGAAGAAGTCTATGGTGTTACAAGACAGCAATTTCATCATTATTTAGAAGCAGAAGATATTGGAATGGCAGTTGTAAAATTTAAAAATGGTGCAGTCGCAACAATAGAGGGAACAACTAATGTGTATCCCCATAACCTGGAGGAAACACTGTACCTGTTTGGCGAAAATGGGACAGTAAAACTGGGAGGAAAATCTACCAATAATATTGACGTCTGGGATTTTGCCGATGAGTCAGATTTGGATGATAAAAATAAAGGCCTGAAAGAAGAAACAAGTAATGTATATGGTAACGGTCATACAAGTTTATATGCAGATATGATTGAGGCAATTGAAAATGACCGTAAACCCTATGTAGACGCGTATGCTGGAAAAAATGCATTGGAACTTGTTTTGGCTATTTATAGGAGCCAAAAGGAAGGAAAGCCGGTTAAATTTCCATTAAAAGATTTTGCAAGTGTAGATATGACGGGGGAATTCTGA
- a CDS encoding glycosyltransferase produces the protein MMAAFDRIGYDVDVVMGYGKERKASINAIKKKINKGIKYDFLYSESSTMPTLLTEKNHLPLYPFLDFGFFKFCKKHNIKIALFYRDIHWKFGQYKAKVPLYQRMVTIPMYRYDLFQYQKYLDIIYLPTLNMGKYVNGLGNVSKVDTLPPGADKRIVDDKSENYNTSDSTINIFYVGGVLGIYNFEKLLKIAKQKSYVRLKLCCRENEWNMAKHKYSDYLTERVDIVHKHGKELEQYYAWADLCSCYFEPSLYMEMAVPIKLLEYVSFQVPIIATKGTAAGNFVEKYGCGFSIPYDEGKLENVLETIHEDKRLLLNKYKQIKDCINENTWESRAQKVAGDLTSIEGR, from the coding sequence ATGATGGCGGCATTTGACAGGATAGGATATGATGTTGATGTGGTAATGGGATATGGCAAGGAAAGAAAAGCGAGCATTAATGCTATAAAGAAAAAAATAAATAAAGGTATAAAATATGATTTTTTATATTCTGAGAGTAGTACTATGCCAACATTGCTGACAGAAAAAAATCATTTACCGCTATATCCATTTTTGGATTTTGGCTTTTTCAAATTTTGTAAAAAACATAATATAAAAATTGCTTTATTTTACCGTGACATACACTGGAAATTTGGACAGTATAAAGCTAAGGTCCCTTTATATCAGAGAATGGTGACTATACCAATGTATAGATACGATTTGTTCCAATATCAAAAATATTTAGATATAATTTATCTACCGACGCTTAATATGGGAAAATATGTGAACGGATTGGGGAATGTCTCAAAAGTTGATACATTACCTCCGGGAGCAGATAAGAGAATAGTAGATGATAAAAGTGAAAATTATAATACTTCTGACAGCACAATAAATATTTTTTATGTAGGTGGAGTATTGGGGATATACAATTTTGAAAAGTTATTAAAAATCGCAAAACAAAAGTCTTATGTAAGATTGAAATTATGTTGTCGTGAAAATGAATGGAATATGGCAAAGCATAAGTATTCTGATTATTTAACGGAACGAGTGGATATAGTGCACAAGCATGGTAAAGAATTAGAACAATATTATGCGTGGGCGGATCTGTGCAGTTGTTATTTTGAGCCAAGCCTATATATGGAAATGGCTGTCCCGATTAAACTATTAGAGTATGTTAGTTTTCAGGTTCCAATTATTGCTACAAAAGGAACTGCAGCAGGGAATTTCGTGGAAAAGTATGGTTGCGGCTTTAGTATTCCCTATGATGAGGGTAAGTTAGAAAATGTATTAGAAACTATCCATGAGGATAAACGCTTATTGTTAAATAAGTATAAGCAAATTAAAGATTGTATTAATGAAAATACGTGGGAGAGCCGGGCACAAAAGGTTGCGGGAGATTTGACAAGTATAGAAGGAAGGTAA
- the wecB gene encoding non-hydrolyzing UDP-N-acetylglucosamine 2-epimerase — MKIVTIVGARPQFVKAAAVSRILRKTHEEVLVHTGQHYDRNMSEIFFDELNIPKPDINLRVGSGTHAKQTAEMLIGIENILLKEKPDYILVYGDTNSTLAGALAASKINVPVIHVEAGLRSYNMKMPEEQNRVLTDRISSLLLCPTSTAVDNLKKEGIVSGVYNIGDVMCDAVLYYSKMLDERPKEYYFSRLTGLDKAVPLLKDWYIATVHRAENTDMVEKVGEILRAFDLLDAPVIFPVHPRTKDFVNTLRMNNFYDNIFFVEPVSYLDMLYLVKGAKKAITDSGGLQKEAYILNTPCVTIRDQTEWIETLTGNHNILAKPKADDIVDKVMYTVIDEKKSNLYYGNGKAAEKLCEILYS, encoded by the coding sequence ATGAAAATAGTTACAATTGTTGGGGCAAGACCACAATTTGTGAAGGCAGCTGCAGTTTCACGTATTTTGAGGAAAACACATGAAGAGGTTCTGGTCCATACAGGGCAGCACTATGATAGAAATATGTCGGAAATTTTTTTTGATGAGTTAAATATTCCTAAACCGGATATAAATTTGCGGGTAGGCTCCGGTACGCATGCCAAACAGACAGCTGAGATGTTGATCGGAATTGAAAATATTTTACTGAAGGAAAAACCAGATTATATATTGGTGTATGGAGATACAAATTCTACTTTAGCAGGTGCTTTAGCGGCAAGTAAAATTAATGTTCCGGTAATTCATGTAGAAGCAGGACTGCGGTCATACAATATGAAGATGCCTGAGGAACAGAACAGGGTTTTGACTGATCGCATTTCCTCTTTATTATTATGCCCAACGAGTACGGCTGTCGATAATCTTAAGAAAGAAGGAATAGTGAGCGGAGTATACAATATTGGTGATGTAATGTGTGATGCCGTATTGTATTATTCGAAAATGCTTGATGAAAGGCCAAAAGAGTATTATTTTTCGCGGTTAACTGGGTTGGATAAGGCGGTTCCTCTTCTTAAAGATTGGTATATTGCTACTGTCCACAGAGCAGAAAATACGGACATGGTAGAAAAAGTTGGAGAAATCTTAAGGGCTTTTGACCTCTTAGATGCACCAGTTATCTTTCCGGTCCATCCAAGAACAAAAGATTTTGTAAATACTTTAAGAATGAACAATTTTTATGATAATATTTTTTTTGTCGAGCCAGTTAGTTATCTTGATATGTTATATCTTGTGAAAGGTGCAAAAAAGGCAATTACAGATTCTGGTGGACTTCAAAAGGAGGCGTATATTCTTAATACGCCATGTGTGACAATTAGAGATCAGACAGAATGGATAGAGACATTAACTGGGAACCACAATATTTTGGCAAAACCAAAAGCTGATGACATTGTGGATAAAGTTATGTATACTGTTATTGACGAAAAAAAATCAAATTTGTATTATGGGAATGGAAAAGCAGCGGAAAAGCTGTGTGAAATTTTATATTCGTAA
- a CDS encoding O-antigen ligase family protein: protein MLRKLDNNIQKMMCSVLNIIWDFTKALDMRIREKFLTAFFMMISIMAYIYAILPIHVHLLLKCLIGTVFMLGILVFSIDRELKPVKLNSTICLLWFGFGVIRLISGLIISIEYLPLACIWLVGFPSIFFVWNNRKDYEKLFEHIYTAFLYPTIVFFVASILLVPIRSSAYLGLTSNANAVGQRITAIFGLLIACFMFYGKGKKYVKILNLLCIWFSIAFAVYSRGRTITVVLASVIIAAFICGAVIVKLSWYELLKKAVILLIGGTVVTLIILPVNKVATSIMPEVSFQEEKEQDANLNSLIDGYMVRMEGNDKAKAGINDYSSGRMGIWIEAISKSNMLGHPSRNHIVTVRNGDVGNNTHNVFIQFMYDNGIIACVVFILLVLVALKQTVLLCYNTRKRLYAILLMIEISYLCISMFTSTNMPFLYEISFVFYFVYAILFEKSSGYTLHQAG from the coding sequence TTGTTAAGAAAATTAGATAATAATATACAGAAAATGATGTGTTCCGTTTTAAATATAATTTGGGATTTTACAAAAGCATTGGATATGCGTATACGCGAGAAATTTTTGACAGCGTTCTTTATGATGATAAGTATTATGGCTTATATCTATGCAATACTTCCTATACATGTTCATTTATTGTTGAAGTGTCTGATCGGTACCGTTTTTATGCTGGGAATATTAGTGTTTTCCATAGACAGGGAATTAAAACCTGTCAAACTAAATAGTACAATATGTTTATTATGGTTTGGATTTGGCGTCATACGTTTGATTAGTGGATTAATTATATCCATTGAATATTTGCCGCTTGCATGTATTTGGCTGGTTGGGTTCCCCTCAATTTTTTTTGTCTGGAATAATAGAAAAGATTATGAGAAATTATTCGAACATATTTATACTGCGTTTTTGTATCCGACTATTGTGTTTTTTGTGGCTTCTATTTTACTTGTGCCAATTAGATCTTCGGCATATTTGGGTTTGACTTCTAATGCCAATGCTGTAGGGCAGCGTATTACAGCCATATTTGGACTGCTTATTGCCTGTTTTATGTTTTATGGTAAAGGTAAGAAATATGTAAAAATTCTAAACCTGCTATGTATTTGGTTTTCAATTGCGTTTGCTGTTTATTCTAGGGGTCGGACAATAACAGTAGTACTTGCCAGTGTAATTATTGCCGCATTCATTTGTGGTGCTGTTATTGTAAAATTAAGCTGGTATGAACTATTAAAGAAGGCTGTAATTTTGCTTATTGGAGGCACTGTGGTAACCTTAATTATTTTGCCTGTTAATAAGGTGGCAACGAGTATCATGCCAGAAGTCAGTTTTCAAGAAGAAAAAGAACAAGACGCAAATTTAAATTCTTTAATAGACGGATATATGGTGAGGATGGAAGGGAATGATAAAGCCAAAGCCGGGATAAACGATTACTCTTCTGGCAGAATGGGAATTTGGATTGAAGCAATCAGTAAATCCAACATGTTGGGACATCCTAGCCGGAATCATATAGTTACAGTTAGAAACGGAGATGTTGGAAATAATACACATAATGTTTTTATACAGTTTATGTATGACAACGGGATAATCGCGTGTGTAGTATTTATACTATTAGTTTTGGTGGCATTAAAGCAAACCGTTTTACTATGTTATAATACGCGGAAGAGACTTTACGCCATTCTGTTAATGATAGAAATATCGTATCTTTGTATTTCGATGTTTACAAGTACTAATATGCCGTTTTTATATGAAATCAGTTTTGTTTTTTATTTTGTATATGCAATTCTGTTTGAGAAATCTTCAGGGTATACATTACATCAAGCGGGTTAA
- a CDS encoding acyltransferase, with translation MDDYFVHASSYIDSDVKIGMGTKIWHFSHVQSGVSIGENCSFGQNVNISNNVKIGNGVKVQNNVSIYEGVEMEDYVFCGPSAVFTNDLTPRAKYPKGRKGFKKTILKEGATIGANATIVCGNTIGRWAMVAAGAVITSDVTDYALMAGVPARQIGWVCECGNKLDEELQCKSCKRCYEKKEQGIMEIS, from the coding sequence ATGGATGATTATTTTGTACATGCCAGTAGTTATATTGATTCGGATGTAAAAATAGGAATGGGAACAAAAATTTGGCATTTTTCTCATGTCCAAAGTGGAGTGAGCATTGGTGAGAACTGTTCGTTTGGACAAAATGTAAACATATCCAATAATGTTAAAATTGGTAATGGGGTAAAAGTGCAAAACAATGTTTCAATATATGAAGGTGTTGAAATGGAGGACTACGTTTTTTGTGGTCCTTCAGCAGTTTTTACTAATGATTTGACTCCGCGTGCCAAGTATCCAAAGGGACGAAAAGGATTTAAAAAAACAATTTTAAAAGAAGGAGCCACTATTGGTGCCAACGCGACAATCGTTTGTGGCAATACGATTGGGAGATGGGCGATGGTTGCTGCTGGTGCAGTGATAACTAGTGATGTCACTGATTATGCTTTGATGGCAGGGGTACCGGCCCGGCAAATTGGATGGGTATGTGAGTGTGGGAACAAATTAGATGAGGAATTGCAGTGTAAATCTTGCAAAAGATGTTATGAAAAGAAAGAACAAGGCATAATGGAGATATCATAA
- a CDS encoding glycosyltransferase family 2 protein produces the protein MRIENFGDVNQMNNSPTPFITFIIPAYNAEKVIESCIESIIAIKRSDLEIVIVNDGSQDGTLEICGKIDDERIRIFTQENKGVSAARNRGILEARGRFVAFVDSDDLLCPQEMEKVLNSVSDKDELIMFNFSRNRNGVISKDAVQLEPGVHGKKELLILKERVLDVPIYKNWKNHVMQGSAVQYLYKRTKLIDSDIFFEPKLVYSEDLCFCLEIYTNFDSIKVTSYYAYIINAVNNSSSRRYREEFWNELLNVYEKINTITQSEYESIYYYYGRGAINHYLQYLPVQEVIDKSKKIIYDEKFKTSIKNISFANKTWSEKLEDWFYIKNHYALVIYYKKIDMVLHRIGAGIKRKIRFIILNGKI, from the coding sequence ATGCGTATAGAAAATTTTGGAGATGTGAATCAAATGAACAATAGCCCAACCCCATTTATAACTTTTATTATTCCAGCTTATAATGCAGAAAAGGTAATCGAAAGCTGCATAGAGAGTATAATCGCTATTAAAAGAAGTGATTTAGAAATAGTTATTGTAAACGATGGATCACAAGATGGCACCTTGGAAATATGCGGTAAAATTGACGATGAACGTATTCGCATTTTTACACAAGAGAACAAGGGAGTATCTGCTGCACGAAATCGAGGGATTTTAGAAGCGAGAGGCCGATTTGTAGCGTTTGTCGATTCGGATGACTTACTGTGTCCTCAAGAAATGGAGAAGGTGCTAAACAGTGTTTCAGATAAAGATGAGCTGATAATGTTTAATTTTAGCAGAAATAGAAATGGAGTAATAAGTAAAGATGCAGTACAATTAGAACCTGGAGTACACGGGAAAAAGGAATTGCTCATATTAAAAGAAAGAGTGCTGGATGTTCCAATATATAAAAATTGGAAAAACCATGTTATGCAGGGAAGTGCAGTTCAATATTTGTATAAACGTACTAAACTTATAGATAGTGATATATTTTTTGAGCCTAAACTTGTATATTCGGAAGACTTATGTTTTTGTCTTGAGATATATACAAATTTTGATAGTATAAAAGTAACAAGTTATTATGCCTATATCATTAATGCTGTGAATAATAGCTCAAGCCGTCGATATAGAGAAGAATTTTGGAATGAACTATTAAATGTTTATGAAAAAATCAATACAATTACACAATCTGAATACGAATCAATATATTACTATTACGGGAGGGGAGCAATTAATCATTATCTGCAATACCTGCCGGTCCAAGAGGTGATCGATAAAAGTAAAAAGATCATATATGATGAAAAGTTTAAGACGAGTATCAAAAATATTAGTTTTGCAAATAAAACCTGGTCCGAAAAATTAGAAGATTGGTTCTATATAAAAAATCATTATGCATTAGTAATATATTATAAGAAAATAGATATGGTATTACACAGGATTGGTGCCGGTATTAAAAGAAAAATAAGATTTATAATTTTAAATGGTAAGATTTGA
- a CDS encoding DegT/DnrJ/EryC1/StrS family aminotransferase translates to MQFRDLKEQYNVLEKDINKAIQSVLSKCNFISGDEVGELEELLAEYVGIKHCVTCGNGTDAMSMMMMAWDIHEGDAVFVPDFTFFSSGEIVAHAGAVPVFYDVELETYNADINSLENAIRLVIEEGNLRPRAIIAVDLFGLPANYTDLERLAEKYNLRILEDSAQGFGGKIGVKRAGSFGDAATTSFFPAKPLGCYGDGGAIFTNDDETAKYLRSIAVHGKGKVKYDNIRIGMNSRLDTLQAAILKVKLEAFKRYELYNVNKIAEMYNERLKDIVTLPVTPEGFYSSWAQYTIQLNSSGQREKLQQYLRKHNIPTAVYYIKPMHSQLAFSRNKEYVECKNTEKLCNTVLSLPMHPYLSEKDCDFICMNIKRCLLDS, encoded by the coding sequence ATGCAGTTTAGAGATTTAAAAGAGCAATATAATGTACTGGAAAAGGATATAAATAAAGCAATACAAAGTGTGCTTTCAAAGTGCAATTTTATCAGTGGAGATGAAGTGGGGGAGTTGGAAGAACTGCTCGCAGAGTATGTAGGCATTAAACACTGTGTAACCTGTGGTAACGGAACTGATGCGATGAGTATGATGATGATGGCATGGGATATCCATGAGGGAGATGCTGTGTTTGTTCCTGATTTTACGTTTTTTTCATCAGGTGAGATTGTTGCCCATGCAGGAGCTGTTCCTGTGTTTTATGATGTGGAATTAGAAACTTATAATGCAGACATAAACTCATTGGAAAATGCTATCCGTCTAGTCATTGAGGAGGGAAACTTACGGCCTAGGGCAATTATCGCCGTAGATTTGTTTGGTCTTCCGGCAAACTACACTGACTTGGAAAGACTGGCTGAAAAATATAACCTTCGTATATTGGAAGACAGCGCACAAGGGTTTGGGGGAAAGATTGGGGTAAAACGTGCCGGCAGCTTTGGAGATGCAGCAACTACATCTTTTTTTCCTGCTAAGCCATTAGGCTGTTATGGGGATGGGGGAGCGATTTTTACTAATGATGATGAAACTGCCAAATATCTGCGTTCTATTGCTGTGCATGGAAAGGGGAAGGTTAAATATGATAATATACGTATAGGTATGAATTCCAGATTAGATACACTGCAGGCGGCAATTTTAAAGGTAAAATTAGAAGCATTTAAAAGATATGAGCTTTATAATGTAAATAAGATCGCTGAAATGTATAATGAGCGATTAAAAGATATAGTAACACTGCCGGTTACGCCGGAAGGCTTTTATTCAAGCTGGGCTCAGTACACGATTCAGTTAAACAGTTCTGGGCAGCGTGAAAAATTGCAGCAGTATTTGCGGAAGCATAATATTCCAACGGCGGTTTATTATATAAAACCGATGCACAGCCAACTTGCATTTTCAAGGAATAAAGAATATGTAGAGTGTAAGAATACAGAAAAATTATGTAATACGGTTCTTTCACTGCCAATGCATCCATATTTAAGTGAAAAGGACTGCGATTTTATCTGTATGAACATAAAACGTTGCCTATTAGACAGTTAA
- a CDS encoding glycosyltransferase gives MSNILIIPSWYPSISYPNNGSFFKEQAETLKKAGFNVSVLCLEIPYRNTKKDYRYFRKNKYIENGITIYRYVYPFGILHRFPRLYYKFLKLASVWIFGKEFKNYGFCNIHAHSFLIGGYIGVCLSEKYGCQCVITEHSSKILRGVLNDIEKKVLRECVDKSNHFVCVSNNLKRYVEKMVDFRGKICVQPNMVSPIFKSSYKTFSPFLFTSVGNLIPGKKMDLLIEGFCECFSEKDDVILKVIGGGQERQRLEGIIKSRNRENQIILTGPLPRNKVAEILAQSNVMALVSEIETFGIAYIEALASGNVIIGAHNGGADDIITEDNGVFISEFDIASVSTALRYVHDNYNNYDCIHIRKSCIQEYGEEAFVNAYRKFWRCESNEQ, from the coding sequence ATGAGTAATATTTTAATAATTCCGTCATGGTATCCTAGCATTAGTTATCCAAATAATGGTAGTTTTTTTAAAGAACAGGCAGAGACATTAAAGAAGGCTGGTTTTAATGTTTCAGTGTTATGTTTAGAGATTCCATATAGAAATACAAAGAAAGATTATAGGTATTTTAGGAAAAATAAATACATTGAAAATGGAATAACAATTTATAGATATGTATATCCATTTGGAATATTGCACCGTTTTCCTCGTCTCTATTATAAATTTCTTAAGTTGGCCAGTGTTTGGATATTTGGTAAAGAATTTAAAAATTATGGATTTTGTAATATTCATGCACATTCATTTTTGATTGGAGGCTATATCGGGGTATGTCTAAGTGAAAAATATGGGTGTCAATGTGTTATTACAGAACATTCATCTAAAATTTTGCGAGGAGTACTGAACGATATCGAGAAAAAGGTGTTAAGAGAATGTGTAGACAAAAGTAACCATTTCGTGTGCGTTTCAAATAATCTGAAAAGGTACGTGGAAAAAATGGTTGATTTTAGGGGGAAGATATGTGTTCAGCCTAATATGGTCAGTCCGATATTCAAATCTTCTTATAAAACTTTCAGCCCATTTTTATTTACGAGTGTTGGAAATTTAATACCGGGAAAGAAAATGGACTTACTTATAGAAGGATTTTGTGAGTGCTTTTCAGAAAAAGATGATGTTATTTTAAAAGTAATAGGAGGAGGCCAGGAAAGGCAAAGACTGGAAGGTATAATTAAATCAAGGAACAGAGAAAATCAGATAATTTTAACAGGACCGTTGCCTAGAAATAAGGTTGCGGAAATTTTGGCACAAAGTAATGTTATGGCGTTAGTGAGTGAAATTGAGACATTTGGAATCGCCTATATAGAAGCATTGGCCAGTGGCAATGTCATTATAGGTGCCCATAATGGTGGCGCAGATGATATTATAACTGAGGATAATGGAGTTTTTATTTCCGAGTTTGATATCGCATCAGTTTCGACAGCGCTGCGTTATGTTCATGATAATTATAATAATTATGATTGTATTCATATAAGAAAAAGTTGTATACAGGAATATGGAGAAGAAGCATTTGTGAATGCGTATAGAAAATTTTGGAGATGTGAATCAAATGAACAATAG